One stretch of Pigmentiphaga aceris DNA includes these proteins:
- a CDS encoding rhodanese-like domain-containing protein, with translation MNSAVNTEGTSNFPIARTAVTAVAPASSEAARQHFAAEFTFETDCWDVHDALQDKADFVLLDVRSPALYAQGHVPGAISLPRGKIIASKLAAWPQDTVFVTYCAGPHCNGAARGALRLAELGRPVKIMAGGITGWLDEGFALAVGDSSAA, from the coding sequence ATGAACAGCGCCGTGAATACCGAAGGCACCTCGAACTTTCCCATTGCCAGAACAGCCGTCACCGCCGTTGCTCCCGCTTCCAGTGAAGCCGCCCGGCAGCATTTCGCCGCCGAATTCACGTTCGAGACCGATTGCTGGGACGTGCACGACGCCTTGCAAGATAAGGCGGATTTTGTCTTGCTTGATGTGCGCAGCCCGGCGCTGTATGCCCAGGGTCACGTTCCGGGCGCCATCAGCCTGCCGCGTGGAAAAATCATTGCGTCAAAACTCGCGGCGTGGCCGCAGGACACTGTCTTCGTGACCTATTGCGCCGGCCCGCACTGCAATGGCGCTGCGCGTGGTGCCTTGCGGCTGGCCGAGTTGGGACGTCCGGTAAAGATCATGGCCGGTGGCATCACCGGTTGGCTGGACGAGGGCTTCGCGCTTGCCGTTGGTGATTCCTCCGCAGCTTGA
- a CDS encoding benzoate/H(+) symporter BenE family transporter produces MFRSFWRDLSLPALSAGFVATLVGFTSSALIVFQAAASLGATPAQTTSWVLSLGIGLGLTCIVLSLRYRMPILTAWSTPGAAMMATGAVGTSMSDAIGAFIFVGLLAVLAGATGAFERLMSRIPRSLAAAMLAGVLLRFGMDIFVALQHQAALVLTMCAVYLIGRRMASRYVVIATLIAGLVVAYASGLIRFSDIHVLPSELVFTMPTFSWQVLLGLGLPLFIVTMTSQNVPGVAALHAHDYRPPLSPVIGAIGAVNAVLAPFGCYALNLAAITATLCMTENVDRDPARRYTASVCAGVFYLVMGAFAATIVAVFAALPRELVMAIAGLALLGTIGGSLSAAVIDDKQREPAIVSFLIAASGVSLWGIGAPFWALVGGLVVLAMLSWRPGRGAAKLV; encoded by the coding sequence GTGTTCCGATCGTTTTGGCGCGACCTGTCGTTGCCGGCGCTTAGCGCTGGCTTCGTCGCTACCCTGGTGGGCTTCACCAGTTCCGCGCTTATCGTGTTCCAGGCAGCCGCCAGTTTGGGGGCCACGCCCGCGCAGACCACCTCCTGGGTGCTGTCGCTGGGCATCGGCCTGGGCCTGACCTGCATCGTGCTGTCCCTGCGCTACCGCATGCCAATTCTGACGGCGTGGTCCACGCCTGGGGCTGCCATGATGGCGACAGGGGCAGTCGGCACTTCCATGAGCGACGCCATCGGCGCGTTCATTTTTGTCGGTCTGCTGGCGGTGCTTGCCGGGGCAACCGGCGCGTTCGAGCGCCTGATGTCACGCATTCCCCGTTCTCTGGCCGCTGCCATGCTTGCCGGTGTGCTGCTGCGTTTCGGCATGGATATTTTCGTCGCCTTGCAACACCAGGCCGCTCTGGTGCTGACCATGTGCGCGGTGTACCTGATCGGTCGTCGCATGGCATCGCGATACGTGGTGATCGCTACCTTGATTGCGGGCCTGGTGGTGGCCTACGCCAGTGGGTTGATCCGCTTCAGTGACATCCACGTGCTGCCGTCGGAACTGGTGTTCACCATGCCAACGTTCTCCTGGCAGGTGCTGCTGGGGCTGGGTCTGCCGCTGTTCATCGTGACCATGACCTCGCAGAACGTGCCGGGCGTGGCTGCCCTGCATGCCCATGATTACCGCCCGCCGCTGTCTCCGGTGATAGGCGCGATTGGCGCGGTCAATGCGGTGTTGGCCCCGTTTGGTTGTTATGCGCTGAATCTGGCGGCCATCACTGCCACCCTGTGCATGACGGAAAACGTGGATCGCGATCCGGCGCGGCGCTACACGGCGTCTGTCTGCGCCGGGGTGTTTTACCTGGTGATGGGGGCATTTGCAGCGACGATTGTCGCGGTCTTCGCCGCCTTGCCGCGTGAACTGGTCATGGCCATTGCCGGCCTGGCCTTGCTGGGTACCATAGGCGGCAGCCTGAGCGCTGCGGTCATCGATGACAAGCAGCGTGAACCGGCAATCGTTTCGTTCCTGATTGCGGCGTCGGGCGTCAGCCTGTGGGGAATCGGGGCACCGTTCTGGGCCTTGGTCGGTGGGCTGGTAGTGCTTGCGATGCTGTCCTGGCGGCCAGGGCGGGGCGCTGCAAAGCTTGTTTGA
- a CDS encoding LLM class flavin-dependent oxidoreductase, giving the protein MSIEFNWFLPTNGDGRHLVSNTSVQGVRNRGTSSSLISHREPDIDYLVQVAQAADAAGFHAALIPTGPACEDAWLTAAAAARDTRQLKFLVAFRPGFELPAYAAQKVATLQTFTQNRLLLNVVTGGEQDQQESYGDFLDHDARYERTAEFLDVVAKIWRGRAQDHEGKHYRVKGGGLVDALATPPTIYFGGASPAAEHVAASHSDVYLLWGETPPMVAERLKRVGELAAAQGRQLRYGLRLHIIARATEAQAWAEADRLLAGIPRESIERARATLGASQAVGQQRMNALHAGRTINHVRDLEVYPNLWAGVGLVRGGAGTALVGSYQQVADRLREYASVGISSFILSGYPNLEEAIRTGEEVTPLLQ; this is encoded by the coding sequence ATGAGCATCGAATTCAACTGGTTCCTGCCTACCAATGGCGACGGCAGGCATCTTGTCAGCAACACCAGTGTGCAAGGCGTGCGGAACAGGGGCACGTCAAGCAGCCTCATTTCGCATCGAGAACCCGACATCGACTACCTGGTGCAAGTAGCGCAAGCCGCCGACGCCGCAGGTTTCCATGCCGCATTGATCCCCACTGGCCCCGCCTGCGAAGACGCCTGGCTGACTGCGGCAGCGGCAGCACGTGATACTCGACAACTGAAATTCCTGGTGGCTTTCCGGCCGGGCTTCGAGCTGCCGGCCTACGCCGCGCAGAAAGTCGCCACCCTGCAAACCTTCACGCAGAACCGCCTGTTGTTGAACGTGGTGACGGGCGGCGAACAAGACCAGCAAGAGTCCTACGGCGACTTCCTGGACCACGACGCCCGATACGAACGTACTGCTGAATTCCTGGATGTGGTCGCCAAAATCTGGCGCGGCCGCGCCCAAGACCACGAAGGTAAACATTACCGGGTGAAAGGTGGCGGGCTGGTCGATGCGCTGGCAACCCCTCCCACCATCTACTTCGGTGGCGCATCGCCCGCCGCCGAGCATGTGGCGGCAAGCCATAGCGACGTCTACCTGCTGTGGGGCGAGACCCCGCCCATGGTGGCCGAGCGGCTGAAACGCGTCGGTGAATTGGCTGCAGCACAAGGGCGGCAGCTGCGTTACGGGCTGCGCCTGCACATCATCGCCCGTGCGACGGAAGCTCAGGCCTGGGCCGAAGCAGATCGCCTGCTTGCCGGCATTCCTCGTGAATCGATCGAGCGCGCACGCGCCACGCTGGGTGCAAGCCAGGCAGTGGGCCAACAACGGATGAACGCCTTGCATGCGGGGCGCACGATCAACCACGTCCGCGACCTGGAGGTCTACCCGAATTTGTGGGCTGGTGTCGGTCTGGTGCGAGGCGGTGCGGGCACGGCTTTGGTGGGCAGCTATCAGCAGGTTGCCGACCGGCTGCGGGAATATGCCTCGGTGGGCATTTCCAGCTTCATCTTGTCGGGTTACCCAAATTTGGAAGAAGCGATTCGCACGGGTGAGGAAGTGACGCCACTGCTGCAATAG
- a CDS encoding LLM class flavin-dependent oxidoreductase, producing the protein MSIELNWYLPTHGDFHGLTNNQLRNSSAGVRPASPEYLARTARAIEYAGFNAVLIPTGPTCHDSWVVAAALSRDTTRLKFLVAFRPGFVLPAVAAQTAQSLQRITGNRLLLNVVTGGSSTEQQGYGDFLDHDERYARTGEFLDIVRQVWTQRGVDYSGDHYRLRNGGLLKPLSQTPPIYFGGASAAAEPIAAQFADTYLLWGETPDMVRERIERVDELAAQAGRQLRYGFRAHIIARETEAAAWAEADRLLSEVPRDVIEKSQKQFRASESVGQARMVSLHAGKTINHVRDLEVYPNLWAGVGLVRGGAGTAFVGSYQQVAERIQEFHQLGLSSFILSGYPNLEESLRVGEEVLPLLPISTSVAPTHSTSVTEPLAS; encoded by the coding sequence TTGAGCATCGAACTGAACTGGTATCTGCCGACCCACGGCGACTTCCACGGCCTGACCAACAATCAGCTGCGAAACAGTAGCGCTGGCGTCCGTCCAGCTAGCCCCGAATACCTGGCACGCACGGCCCGGGCAATCGAATACGCGGGCTTCAACGCCGTGTTGATCCCGACCGGGCCAACCTGCCACGACTCTTGGGTCGTCGCAGCAGCGCTTTCGCGCGACACCACCCGACTGAAATTCCTGGTGGCATTTCGCCCTGGCTTCGTGCTGCCAGCGGTGGCCGCGCAGACTGCGCAGTCCTTGCAACGCATTACCGGCAATCGGCTGCTGCTCAATGTCGTGACTGGCGGCAGCTCCACAGAGCAGCAAGGCTACGGCGACTTCCTTGACCATGACGAGCGATACGCCCGGACGGGCGAGTTTCTGGATATCGTGCGTCAGGTCTGGACGCAGCGCGGCGTGGACTATTCCGGCGATCACTACCGTCTGCGCAATGGCGGCTTGCTCAAGCCCTTGTCGCAGACACCGCCGATCTACTTCGGTGGCGCATCGGCGGCTGCCGAGCCGATTGCGGCCCAGTTTGCCGATACCTACCTGCTGTGGGGCGAGACGCCGGACATGGTGCGCGAACGCATCGAGCGCGTGGACGAACTGGCCGCACAGGCAGGCCGCCAATTGCGCTATGGGTTTCGTGCGCACATCATCGCCCGCGAGACCGAGGCGGCGGCCTGGGCGGAAGCCGACCGCCTGCTGTCGGAAGTTCCGCGCGATGTGATCGAAAAATCGCAGAAGCAGTTTCGTGCCAGCGAATCCGTCGGACAGGCGCGCATGGTGTCGCTGCATGCTGGCAAAACCATCAATCATGTGCGCGATCTGGAGGTCTATCCCAACCTGTGGGCGGGCGTCGGCTTGGTGCGCGGCGGTGCGGGCACGGCGTTCGTCGGCAGCTACCAGCAGGTGGCCGAGCGCATTCAGGAATTCCATCAGCTGGGTTTGAGCAGTTTCATCCTGTCGGGTTACCCGAACCTGGAAGAATCGCTGCGCGTGGGCGAGGAAGTCTTGCCGCTGTTGCCCATCAGTACGTCTGTCGCCCCTACCCATTCCACTTCTGTCACCGAGCCGCTGGCATCATGA
- a CDS encoding cryptochrome/photolyase family protein: MPSTSARALFWFRRDLRLDDNHALARALTEVGDVVPVFIFDRNILDPLPRQDRRVEFIHAAVASLKARLQELGSDLIVRHGDAVTWIARLAGEHKVSAVYTNEDYEPDAIARDVLAARALGVRDIPLRTFKDTVIFARAEVMTGQKKPYTVFTPYKKQWRERLGHDAVAAHPSADHLDKLAKLPESPMPSLEKLGFEPAGLAETKIDASEAGAQAALERFVDRAIVRYHEDRDFPALPGTSRLSVHNRFGTVSIRALARAALAAPKGEGAETWLSELAWRDFYFQLLYHYPDVATQPFKTEYTDIAWQNDPELFAAWCEGRTGYPIVDAAMIQLNTSGFMHNRLRMIVASFLTKDLLVDYRWGEAYFAKQLLDFDQAPNNGGWQWAASTGCDAQPYFRIFNPSRQSERFDPDAKFIKHYLPALAKADAKLLHAPWENSSKLAASGVKLGVDYPRPVVDHATQRDACLVMFKKIRET, encoded by the coding sequence ATGCCCAGCACCTCTGCCCGCGCCCTTTTCTGGTTCCGTCGCGATCTGCGTCTGGACGACAACCACGCCTTGGCGCGTGCGCTGACGGAAGTCGGTGACGTGGTGCCGGTGTTCATCTTCGACCGGAACATTCTCGACCCCTTGCCGCGCCAGGATCGCCGGGTGGAATTCATCCATGCTGCGGTGGCTTCGCTGAAAGCCAGGCTGCAGGAATTGGGATCGGACCTGATTGTGCGGCACGGCGATGCCGTGACTTGGATTGCGCGGCTAGCGGGTGAGCACAAGGTGTCGGCCGTCTATACGAACGAAGACTACGAGCCCGATGCGATTGCCCGCGACGTGCTGGCGGCACGGGCATTGGGCGTGCGCGACATCCCCCTGCGCACCTTCAAAGACACTGTGATCTTTGCGCGCGCCGAGGTGATGACCGGCCAGAAGAAGCCCTATACCGTCTTCACCCCCTACAAAAAGCAATGGCGCGAGCGACTGGGCCACGATGCCGTCGCCGCCCACCCCAGCGCAGACCATCTGGACAAACTGGCCAAGCTTCCCGAGTCGCCCATGCCCAGCCTGGAAAAGCTGGGGTTCGAGCCCGCCGGGCTGGCCGAGACCAAGATAGATGCCAGCGAGGCTGGGGCACAGGCCGCGCTGGAACGCTTTGTTGACCGTGCCATCGTGCGTTATCACGAAGATCGGGACTTCCCGGCCCTGCCCGGCACGTCTCGTCTGTCGGTTCACAACCGCTTTGGCACGGTATCAATCCGAGCCTTGGCGCGCGCAGCTTTGGCAGCGCCGAAAGGCGAAGGTGCCGAGACCTGGCTGAGCGAACTGGCCTGGCGCGACTTCTACTTCCAGCTGCTGTACCACTATCCCGACGTCGCCACCCAGCCCTTCAAGACCGAATACACCGACATCGCCTGGCAGAACGACCCGGAACTGTTCGCCGCCTGGTGCGAGGGCCGCACCGGCTACCCGATCGTGGACGCGGCCATGATCCAGCTGAACACCAGCGGTTTCATGCACAACCGGCTGCGCATGATCGTCGCGTCCTTCCTGACCAAAGACCTGTTGGTGGACTACCGCTGGGGCGAAGCCTACTTTGCCAAGCAGTTGCTGGATTTCGATCAAGCCCCGAACAACGGCGGCTGGCAGTGGGCGGCGTCTACCGGGTGTGATGCCCAGCCCTATTTCCGAATCTTCAACCCGTCTCGGCAGAGCGAACGCTTTGATCCAGACGCCAAGTTCATCAAGCACTACCTGCCCGCCTTGGCCAAAGCCGATGCCAAGTTGCTGCACGCGCCTTGGGAAAACAGCAGCAAGTTGGCTGCGTCAGGGGTAAAGCTGGGAGTGGATTATCCACGCCCGGTGGTGGATCACGCCACACAGCGGGATGCTTGCCTGGTGATGTTCAAGAAGATTCGAGAAACTTGA
- a CDS encoding penicillin acylase family protein has product MRSRRPLSRTRRVVRGLLGAVGVLTLLVAGLGVAWRYVSLPQIDGELAVSGLRQETEVLRDAYGVPHIYAKHLDDAQFALGYLHAQDRLWQMEVNRRLVSGRMAELFGRPAVDADKFLRTLGIRRAAQAMFDSYSPADRRLLEAYAAGVNAFLEEHPLRAQLSPEFLLVNAPAPEPWSPADSIAWTLMMAWDLGGNWSQELTRLRLALRGMDGADMDQLLPPQPPDPTMVSVDYKQALRDWGIAFEPLQAQADQLQTLAAIRPNGLEGVGSNNWVIGGERTQSGKPLLANDPHLGLSTPSIWYFASMSAPGLDVVGATLPGVPAVILGRNKRIAWGFTNTGSDVQDLFIEALDPSDPERYRTPDGWRRFETRNEVIRIKGEPAETLRVRVSRHGPVLSMGGSVSATGVLPPNYAIALQWVALQPGNRTPLAAFALNQANNRAEFEAAMRDISAPHQNVVYADVDGLIGFVAPGAVPMRHDDNPIRGRFPVPGWDMRYDWEDRIPYADLPQEWSPARGYRATANEKVVAPDYPFFLTSEWAPSYRAERIATLIESTARHDIASMNAMQLDEVSYMARATLPRLLSAAPTGEREIRILTRMREWNGDMRADAAEPAIFALWWRELNRQVVDINGLGGFGVPRARFLQLVLADQDGASHWCGKPDGIEPPCDRLIAESLVAALDAGEAVLGTDPLSWKYGEMHRTRAEHRPLGRVAALDWLFTTRETVGGDAFTVNAMSAPLRPLPAPGTHAQEVMQNVMQNVTHGPGLRAIYDMADPERSRFIHGTGQSGNRFSPHYADFSPVWARGDTIPMHVARDRVEPGAVGVLKMVPAQ; this is encoded by the coding sequence ATGCGTAGTCGCCGACCTTTATCTCGGACCCGACGTGTTGTCAGGGGTCTGCTGGGTGCCGTTGGCGTGTTGACGCTGCTTGTCGCAGGCCTGGGCGTTGCCTGGCGTTATGTCAGTCTGCCGCAAATCGATGGCGAGCTTGCTGTGTCTGGCCTGCGCCAGGAAACCGAGGTGCTGCGCGACGCCTATGGCGTGCCGCACATCTACGCCAAGCATCTTGACGATGCGCAGTTCGCGCTGGGCTACCTGCATGCCCAGGACCGCCTGTGGCAGATGGAAGTCAATCGACGTCTGGTGTCAGGACGCATGGCCGAGCTGTTCGGTCGCCCCGCCGTGGATGCCGATAAATTCCTGCGCACACTCGGCATTCGTCGCGCCGCGCAAGCCATGTTCGACAGCTATTCGCCCGCAGACCGCCGCTTGCTGGAAGCCTACGCAGCCGGCGTGAACGCGTTTCTGGAAGAACATCCGCTGCGCGCCCAGCTTTCCCCGGAATTCCTGTTGGTCAACGCGCCGGCCCCTGAGCCGTGGTCACCGGCAGATTCCATTGCCTGGACCTTGATGATGGCCTGGGACCTGGGTGGCAACTGGTCACAGGAATTGACCCGCCTGCGCTTGGCGCTGCGCGGCATGGACGGCGCAGACATGGATCAGTTGCTGCCGCCGCAGCCGCCCGATCCGACGATGGTTTCCGTGGACTACAAGCAGGCCTTGCGCGACTGGGGCATTGCGTTCGAACCACTGCAAGCCCAGGCCGACCAACTGCAAACGCTGGCGGCAATCCGTCCTAACGGACTGGAAGGTGTTGGATCGAACAACTGGGTGATTGGCGGCGAGCGCACGCAAAGCGGCAAGCCTTTGCTGGCGAATGATCCGCATCTGGGCCTGAGCACCCCGTCGATCTGGTATTTCGCCAGCATGTCTGCCCCCGGACTGGATGTGGTGGGTGCCACCTTGCCGGGCGTGCCGGCGGTGATTCTGGGCCGAAACAAGCGCATCGCCTGGGGCTTCACCAACACTGGCAGTGACGTGCAGGACTTGTTCATCGAAGCGCTCGACCCGTCCGACCCGGAACGTTATCGCACGCCCGATGGCTGGCGGCGTTTCGAGACGCGCAATGAAGTCATCCGCATCAAAGGCGAGCCTGCCGAGACGCTGCGCGTTCGCGTAAGCCGGCATGGCCCCGTGCTGTCGATGGGCGGAAGCGTATCGGCAACCGGCGTCCTGCCGCCTAACTACGCGATTGCCTTGCAATGGGTTGCGCTGCAACCCGGCAACCGCACGCCGCTGGCCGCGTTCGCGCTGAACCAGGCAAACAACCGTGCCGAGTTCGAAGCCGCCATGCGCGACATCAGCGCGCCGCATCAGAACGTGGTGTACGCCGATGTGGACGGCCTGATCGGCTTCGTCGCACCCGGCGCGGTGCCAATGCGTCACGATGACAACCCGATCCGTGGACGCTTCCCGGTACCGGGTTGGGACATGCGCTACGACTGGGAAGACCGCATTCCGTATGCCGACTTGCCACAGGAATGGTCACCCGCGCGGGGTTACCGGGCAACCGCCAACGAAAAGGTCGTGGCACCCGACTATCCGTTCTTCCTGACATCCGAATGGGCTCCCAGCTATCGCGCCGAGCGCATAGCGACGCTGATCGAATCCACGGCGCGTCATGACATCGCGTCGATGAACGCCATGCAGTTGGACGAGGTGTCGTACATGGCACGCGCAACCTTGCCACGCCTGCTGAGCGCTGCGCCTACCGGCGAACGCGAGATCCGCATCTTGACCCGCATGCGCGAGTGGAATGGCGACATGCGCGCCGATGCCGCCGAGCCGGCCATTTTTGCGCTGTGGTGGCGGGAGTTGAATCGTCAGGTCGTGGATATCAACGGGCTGGGCGGTTTCGGTGTGCCACGTGCCCGTTTTCTGCAGCTGGTGCTGGCGGACCAGGATGGCGCAAGCCACTGGTGCGGCAAGCCCGACGGCATCGAGCCGCCATGCGATCGATTGATTGCGGAGTCCCTGGTTGCGGCGCTGGATGCGGGCGAAGCGGTGCTGGGGACTGATCCGCTGTCGTGGAAGTATGGGGAAATGCACCGCACGCGGGCAGAACATCGCCCGCTGGGCCGCGTGGCTGCGCTGGATTGGCTGTTTACGACGCGTGAAACGGTAGGGGGCGATGCATTTACGGTCAATGCCATGTCTGCACCGTTGCGGCCGCTTCCTGCTCCTGGCACGCACGCGCAGGAAGTGATGCAGAACGTCATGCAAAACGTCACGCACGGACCGGGCCTGCGTGCCATCTACGACATGGCAGACCCGGAACGGTCACGGTTCATTCATGGCACCGGGCAAAGCGGCAATCGCTTTTCACCACACTATGCCGACTTCTCGCCGGTCTGGGCCCGGGGTGACACGATCCCCATGCATGTGGCACGTGATCGGGTGGAACCCGGGGCAGTCGGCGTGTTGAAAATGGTGCCGGCGCAGTAG
- a CDS encoding TonB-dependent siderophore receptor, with protein MHLTSRTSRTSLHFRPAPLALAIALALAVPATVQAQAAAANASVNLALNAQPLAAALGALSAATGTPIGFSPALVAGKMAPAVSGTLTEDQALSRVLSGSGLIAVREGSGIVIIAAPANQGVTTMQAVTVSGKAPGSTTEGTGSYTTWSTSSSTRLNLTPQETPQSVTVMTRQRIEDQRLGSLIDVLDAAVGITMKQFSVGSDSPQMWARGSSITNFQIDGVPVASSMSNYLQNTAMYDRVEIVKGATGIMSGLGSPAATINMIRKRPTAEPQTSITAEAGSWQRYGSGVDISRPLNADASVRGRLVADYRRDGAWIDNYRQDYGVLYGIGEMDLGDRTLLTAGFSHTTRNTDAPIRAFYEIYSNGQPTGAGLSAGASPDWAYYDHELNSVFGSVEHRFGSGWSAKAELTHGRYKYDSFMASPVNLLDQATGVGSAQLIHWASEVEQTSLDAYVTGPFTLLGRNHELIAGVTVSSLEQDSPSYPGPRVTLNNAFNWANELSKPTAASTGNTKAKEFQYSAYLNSRLQLSSATSLLLGSRVINWKQDRDSLSYSTGNVSSTNLRERNILVPYAGLVHALDDTYSVYASYTKIFNPQPPHVVDIRGNTLDPEEGTSYEVGIKGSFKDGLINSSLSVFRTQQDTFPEWDATTRSYTAINDIVTEGVEAEVAGELARGWQVGAGYTYGVTRNKDGLRLMTRIPKHTVKLSTTYRLPGDWNKLTLGGSLHWESKTGDPLVVYTQPSYTVLNLMARYQVDRQLSLAAHLNNALDKRYLAAVSDTRGVYGAPRNFMLSMKYTF; from the coding sequence ATGCACCTTACTTCCCGTACCTCCCGTACCTCCCTGCACTTCCGCCCCGCGCCGCTCGCCTTGGCGATTGCCCTGGCGCTGGCAGTTCCTGCCACCGTCCAAGCCCAAGCCGCGGCAGCCAATGCAAGCGTGAATCTTGCTCTGAATGCGCAACCGCTGGCTGCCGCACTTGGCGCATTGTCTGCCGCCACCGGCACGCCCATCGGTTTCTCGCCTGCCCTCGTCGCAGGCAAAATGGCCCCGGCGGTTTCCGGCACGCTGACTGAAGACCAGGCCTTGAGCCGGGTGCTGAGTGGCAGCGGACTGATTGCGGTGCGCGAAGGCAGCGGCATCGTCATCATCGCTGCGCCCGCCAATCAGGGCGTGACGACCATGCAGGCAGTCACGGTGTCCGGCAAGGCCCCCGGCTCGACCACCGAAGGCACCGGGTCTTACACCACCTGGTCCACCAGCAGTTCCACCCGTCTTAACCTCACCCCGCAGGAAACGCCGCAGTCGGTCACGGTGATGACGCGCCAACGTATCGAAGATCAGCGGCTGGGCAGCCTGATCGACGTGCTGGACGCCGCCGTGGGTATCACCATGAAGCAGTTCAGCGTGGGCTCGGACAGCCCGCAAATGTGGGCGCGCGGCTCCAGCATCACCAATTTCCAGATCGACGGCGTGCCGGTTGCCTCGTCGATGAGCAATTATCTGCAGAACACGGCGATGTACGACCGTGTGGAAATCGTCAAGGGTGCGACCGGCATCATGAGCGGCCTGGGCAGCCCCGCAGCCACCATCAACATGATCCGCAAACGTCCGACGGCCGAGCCGCAGACCAGCATCACCGCTGAAGCAGGCAGCTGGCAACGCTACGGAAGCGGGGTGGATATTTCACGCCCGCTCAATGCCGATGCATCTGTACGTGGCCGGCTGGTTGCAGATTACCGGCGAGACGGCGCGTGGATCGACAACTATCGGCAAGACTACGGCGTGCTGTACGGCATCGGTGAAATGGACCTGGGCGACCGCACCTTGCTTACCGCCGGCTTCAGCCATACCACCCGCAATACCGACGCACCGATCCGCGCGTTCTACGAGATCTACTCCAACGGCCAGCCCACGGGTGCAGGACTGTCGGCCGGCGCGTCGCCTGACTGGGCGTATTACGACCACGAGTTGAACAGCGTGTTTGGCTCGGTTGAACACAGGTTCGGATCGGGCTGGAGCGCCAAGGCCGAATTGACGCATGGCCGTTATAAGTACGACAGCTTCATGGCGTCGCCGGTCAATCTGCTGGATCAGGCAACCGGTGTGGGCAGCGCGCAGCTCATCCACTGGGCCAGCGAGGTTGAGCAGACCAGCCTGGACGCCTATGTCACCGGCCCATTCACCTTGCTAGGACGAAACCACGAGCTGATTGCCGGCGTGACGGTGTCCAGCCTTGAACAGGACAGCCCTTCGTATCCTGGCCCTCGGGTGACGCTGAACAACGCATTCAACTGGGCCAACGAGCTGAGCAAGCCGACGGCGGCTTCCACCGGCAACACGAAGGCCAAGGAATTCCAGTACAGCGCTTATTTGAATTCCCGTCTGCAACTGAGCAGTGCCACCAGCCTGCTGCTGGGGAGCCGTGTGATCAACTGGAAGCAGGATAGAGATTCGCTCAGCTATTCCACCGGCAATGTCAGTTCCACGAACCTGCGGGAACGCAACATTCTGGTGCCCTACGCGGGCTTGGTCCATGCGCTTGACGACACGTATTCTGTCTACGCCAGCTACACCAAGATCTTCAACCCTCAGCCCCCGCACGTGGTCGACATTCGCGGCAACACGCTCGACCCGGAAGAAGGCACCAGCTACGAGGTGGGCATCAAAGGCAGCTTCAAAGATGGGCTGATCAATTCCAGTCTGTCGGTGTTCCGTACCCAGCAAGACACTTTCCCCGAGTGGGACGCCACCACGCGTAGCTACACCGCCATCAATGACATCGTCACGGAAGGCGTCGAAGCGGAAGTGGCTGGCGAATTGGCCCGGGGCTGGCAAGTGGGGGCTGGTTATACCTATGGCGTTACCCGGAACAAGGACGGCCTGCGCCTGATGACGCGTATTCCGAAGCACACCGTCAAACTGTCCACCACGTATCGCCTGCCTGGCGACTGGAACAAACTGACCTTGGGTGGCAGCCTGCACTGGGAAAGCAAAACCGGCGATCCGCTGGTGGTCTACACGCAGCCCAGCTACACCGTGCTCAACCTGATGGCCCGGTATCAGGTTGACAGGCAGCTGTCCCTGGCGGCGCATCTGAATAACGCCCTGGATAAGCGTTATCTTGCGGCCGTATCCGATACCCGCGGGGTGTATGGCGCGCCGCGCAACTTCATGCTGTCGATGAAGTACACGTTCTGA